The Impatiens glandulifera chromosome 8, dImpGla2.1, whole genome shotgun sequence genome includes a window with the following:
- the LOC124911505 gene encoding pathogenesis-related protein PR-1-like, producing the protein MIAAFLLLLFITGAGAYGGKSSSTAAQFLGPQNAARAALRLPPLTWSVKLQAYAEAYANRRKGDCALIHSPGNTYGENIFWGSGTGWGPAQAAGSWVSEKQYYRYFSNSCGNGQDCGHYTQIVWRSTKRVGCARVVCNGGRGVFMTCNYDPAGNYIGERPY; encoded by the coding sequence ATGATCGCCgccttcctcctcctccttttcATCACCGGCGCCGGAGCATACGGCGGCAAAAGTAGTTCAACTGCCGCCCAATTCTTGGGACCGCAAAATGCCGCCAGGGCAGCGTTGAGATTACCGCCCCTAACATGGAGCGTTAAACTTCAGGCGTACGCAGAAGCGTACGCCAACCGGAGGAAAGGCGACTGCGCCTTAATCCATTCCCCCGGAAATACTTACGGAGAAAATATTTTCTGGGGGAGTGGTACTGGGTGGGGCCCGGCTCAGGCAGCCGGGTCGTGGGTGTCGGAGAAACAGTACTATAGATACTTCTCGAATTCATGCGGGAACGGGCAGGATTGCGGGCATTATACACAGATTGTGTGGCGGAGCACTAAACGGGTGGGTTGTGCACGGGTCGTTTGTAATGGTGGGAGAGGTGTATTCATGACTTGTAATTATGACCCGGCTGGAAATTACATTGGAGAGAGACCTTATTGa
- the LOC124911504 gene encoding putative lipase ROG1, with product MITTVRSTVVPADTFAIKTLPRLRRPSSVCFSQGFRFDLDRKMDLIGKFGEGCFFMVRPTKDSLSQGEVLFDPASVEAKVPPQHLVIMVNGIIGSSADWKYASEQFVKMLPDKVIVHRSECNYSKLTLDGVDLMGERLAKEVLFVVEHWPDVKKISFVAHSLGGLVARYAIGRLYEHQPCYSNDNEGRIAGLEPINFITFATPHLGSRGHKQLPFLCGLPFLERRAPQTAHLIAGRSGKHLFLTDNDGTPPLLLRMVSDSHDLKFISALRAFKRRVAYANVNYDYVVGWRTSSIRRQHELPQPNLLMKDKKYPHVMYVEQGNLKHINTKIETHAIDLEEEMIRGLNEVPWERVDISFHESSQRYVAHTTIQVKSYWLNSDGADVVLHMIDNFML from the exons ATGATCACCACCGTGAGATCTACGGTCGTACCCGCGGATACCTTCGCGATCAAGACCTTGCCAAGGCTCCGCCGCCCTTCCTCGGTCTGTTTCAGTCAAGGATTCCGCTTCGATTTGGATCGAAAAATGGATCTGATTGGAAAATTTGGTGAGGGCTGCTTCTTCATGGTTCGTCCAACAAAGGATTCTTTAAGCCAGGGCGAAGTTTTGTTCGATCCGGCCTCTGTTGAAGCTAAAGTCCCGCCCCAACATCTTGTTATAATGGTCAATGGTATTATTGGAAG TTCTGCTGATTGGAAATATGCTTCTGAGCAATTTGTGAAGATGCTTCCAGATAAAGTGATTGTTCACC GCAGTGAATGTAATTATTCAAAGTTGACACTTGATGGTGTAGATCTGATGGGTGAGAGACTAGCTAAAGAG GTATTATTCGTTGTTGAACATTGGCCCGATGTTAAAAAGATATCGTTTGTTGCACATTCATTGGGAGGACTTGTTGCCCGTTATGCTATCGGAAGACTGTATGAACATCAGCCTTGTTATAGTAATGATAATGAAGGTAGAATTGCTGGATTGGAACCAATCAACTTTATAACATTTGCAACACCACATCTTGGTTCTAGAGGACATAAACAG CTTCCTTTCCTTTGTGGTCTTCCATTTCTGGAAAGAAGAGCTCCCCAAACTGCACATTTGATTGCTGGTAGATCGGGGAAACATCTTTTCCTCACAGACAATGATGGAACACCTCCACTTCTCCTTAGGATGGTTTCTGACTCACATGATCTCAAATTCAT TTCTGCTTTACGCGCATTTAAGCGACGTGTGGCATATGCAAATGTTAACTACGATT ATGTCGTTGGTTGGAGAACTTCATCAATCCGTCGACAACATGAACTTCCACAG CCAAATCTACTGATGAAGGATAAGAAATACCCACATGTTATGTATGTTGAGCAAGGCAATCTAAAGCATATAAACACAAAAATTGAAACACATGCCATTGATTTGGAAG AGGAGATGATAAGAGGGCTGAACGAAGTTCCTTGGGAGCGAGTCGATATTAGCTTTCATGAGAGTAGTCAGCGATATGTTGCCCATACTACTATACAG GTGAAGAGCTATTGGTTGAACTCAGATGGTGCTGATGTTGTTTTGCATATGATAGATAATTTCATGCTCTAG
- the LOC124912253 gene encoding protein GLUTAMINE DUMPER 3-like produces the protein MVPSGQSYAAMISPQSSAVAAITQRSPWHSPVPYLFGGLAAMLGLIAFALLILACSYWKLSGYLEDRENSGERDLEMGEEKSDEKQKIPVEYEEKVLVIMAGQLKPSCLATPVPSRASSFGSNVSSSSSVGCTEKSDGSVSSSEKEDEEEEEERKVGEDINGVALS, from the coding sequence atggtgcCTTCAGGTCAATCATATGCAGCAATGATCTCCCCACAATCGTCGGCGGTGGCGGCGATAACGCAGCGGTCTCCATGGCACTCGCCGGTTCCATACTTATTCGGCGGCCTGGCGGCGATGCTTGGACTGATCGCTTTTGCCCTGCTGATTTTGGCATGTTCTTACTGGAAACTGTCTGGATATCTAGAAGACAGGGAGAATTCAGGGGAGCGTGATCTTGAAATGGGTGAGGAGAAAAGTGATGAGAAACAGAAGATTCCGGTTGAATATGAAGAGAAGGTTTTAGTTATAATGGCTGGACAGTTGAAGCCGAGTTGTTTGGCGACACCAGTTCCGAGTAGAGCTTCGTCTTTTGGAAGCAATGTGTCGTCGTCTTCGTCGGTGGGTTGTACTGAGAAATCGGATGGATCGGTTTCTTCGTCGGAGAAGGAggatgaagaggaggaggaagagagGAAAGTGGGTGAAGATATTAATGGCGTCGCTTTGTCGTGA
- the LOC124912078 gene encoding diacylglycerol kinase 7-like: protein MDSPPGSDIVRTTARSSVIDSIMSCTLAALRINKEDLKRRITIPTYLRYAINEAIDLKDISAGDRHDPYSYATSCDPQNPCECPLVVFINSKSGGRHGPELIERLQELMGEEQIFDLQFVKPQDFVQYGLGCLEKLADDGDSCAKEIREKLRVVVAGGDGTVGWILGCLSVLYQEKREPVPPTAIIPLGTGNDLSRSFCWGGSFPFNWKASVKTTLNKTCYGSLRHLDSWKLSILMPAEDLENRPHSLKSMEEYTIYDEALDIGESGVKMSHYEGVFYNYFSIGMDAQVAYGFHQLRNGKPYLAQGPISNKLIYSGYSCKQGWFFTQCMNDPNLRGLRNILRMFIKKDSCSEWKHIKVPSSVRSIVVLNLNNYASGRNPWGNMKPEYMEKKGFVEPSVEDGLLEIFGLKHGWHASFVMSEAISAKHLAQAAEVRFEFRGGEWDEAFVQMDGEPWKQPLCEEYSTFVDIKRVPFQSLMVDGCT, encoded by the exons ATGGATTCACCGCCGGGCTCGGATATTGTTCGGACCACGGCTCGATCATCCGTAATTGATTCTATAATGAGTTGCACGCTTGCCGCTCTTCGTATTAATAAAGAGGATCTCAAGCGAAGAATCACCATTCCCACGTATCTCCGTTATGCTATCAATGAAGCCATTGATTTGAAAGACATCTCCGCCGGTGATCGTCATGACCCATATTCTTATGCCACCTCCTGCGATCCCCAAAATCCATGCGAATGCCCCCTTGTTGTCTTTATTAATTCCAAAAGCGGGGGCCGACATGGTCCGGAATTGATAGAACGGCTACAGGAATTGATGGGCGAAGAACag ATTTTTGATCTTCAGTTTGTGAAACCTCAAGATTTTGTgcaatatgggttgggttgccTGGAGAAATTGGCTGATGATGGGGATTCCTGTGCTAAGGAGATTCGTGAGAAGCTTAGAGTTGTGGTCGCCGGAGGTGATGGTACAGTTGGATGGATTCTGGGTTGCCTGAGTGTTCTTTACCAAGAAAAGAGAGAGCCAGTTCCTCCAACAGCAATTATTCCTCTTGGTACAGGAAATGATTTATCCAGGAGCTTTTGCTGG GGTGGTTCATTTCCTTTTAACTGGAAAGCATCTGTCAAAACAACCCTTAACAAAACATGCTATGGTTCACTTAGGCATCTGGATAG CTGGAAACTTTCTATATTAATGCCTGCTGAAGACCTTGAGAATCGACCTCACTCATTGAAGTCCATGGAGGAATATACCATTTATGATGAA GCACTGGATATTGGAGAATCGGGTGTTAAAATGTCCCACTACGAAGGAGTGTTTTATAATTACTTCAGCATAG GAATGGATGCCCAAGTAGCTTATGGGTTCCATCAATTACGGAATGGAAAGCCTTACCTTGCACAAGGTCCTATATCCAACAAG TTGATCTATTCTGGATATAGCTGTAAACAAGGTTGGTTCTTCACCCAATGCATGAATGATCCGAATTTAAG GGGACTTAGGAACATTTTACGGATGTTCATCAAGAAAGATAGTTGCTCTGAGTGGAAACATATTAAAGTCCCTTCTAG TGTCAGGTCAATAGTTGTCTTAAATCTGAACAACTATGCGAGTGGAAGAAACCCATGGGGTAATATGAAGCCAGAGTACATGGAGAag AAAGGATTTGTCGAGCCTAGTGTTGAAGATGGTCTGCTAGAGATCTTTGGACTGAAACATGGATGGCATGCTTCCTTTGTTATGTCAGAAGCAATTTCTGCTAAACACCTTGCTCAG GCTGCAGAGGTACGATTTGAGTTTAGAGGTGGAGAATGGGATGAAGCTTTCGTACAAATGGATGGAGAACCATGGAAGCAGCCCCTGTGCGAAGAATATTCAACATTTGTCGACATTAAAAGGGTACCATTTCAGTCACTTATGGTCGACGGATGCACataa